In Paenibacillus sp. FSL R7-0345, a single window of DNA contains:
- a CDS encoding ThuA domain-containing protein translates to MTRVTVWNEYRHELQEERIRQVYPLGIHAQIAGFLEEAGFDTETATLDEPEHGLTEEVLNNTDVLVWWGHIAHQEVADEIVNRVYNRVLQGMGLIVLHSGHMSKIFMKLMGTSCDLKWREAGEKERLWVMDPSHPIAEGIGEYIDLEQEEMYGAHFDVPAPESLVFVGWFEGGNVFPSGSTYRRGSGKIFYFQPGHESHPTYYHKEIQKVIINGVNWCAPTKRDYPVYGHSQALEPIREKVGV, encoded by the coding sequence GTGACAAGAGTAACTGTATGGAATGAGTACCGCCATGAGCTGCAGGAAGAGCGCATCCGCCAGGTGTATCCGCTGGGCATCCATGCGCAGATCGCCGGATTTCTTGAGGAAGCCGGGTTTGATACGGAAACCGCTACGCTGGATGAACCGGAGCATGGCTTGACGGAAGAAGTGCTGAATAACACGGATGTACTGGTATGGTGGGGCCATATCGCCCATCAGGAGGTCGCAGACGAGATCGTGAACCGGGTGTACAACCGTGTGCTGCAGGGAATGGGACTGATTGTGCTGCATTCCGGCCACATGTCCAAAATCTTCATGAAGCTGATGGGCACCAGCTGCGATCTGAAGTGGCGCGAAGCGGGCGAGAAGGAACGCCTCTGGGTGATGGACCCGAGCCATCCGATTGCCGAGGGCATCGGAGAATATATTGATTTGGAGCAGGAAGAGATGTACGGGGCGCATTTTGATGTGCCGGCACCGGAGAGCCTGGTTTTTGTCGGCTGGTTCGAGGGCGGCAACGTGTTCCCGAGCGGCTCAACCTACCGGCGCGGCAGCGGCAAAATCTTTTATTTTCAGCCGGGCCATGAATCCCATCCGACTTATTACCATAAAGAAATCCAAAAGGTTATCATCAACGGCGTAAACTGGTGCGCACCGACCAAGCGCGATTATCCGGTATACGGCCATTCCCAGGCTCTGGAGCCAATTCGTGAAAAGGTGGGCGTATAG
- a CDS encoding AraC family transcriptional regulator, with protein MSIYLELPDVDKHFPFRSLICGGDELCYPHWHKEIEMIYVTKGRLNLGINDTPIRMEQGEVQFINGGDVHYFLASPESERVVLQFDLSLFQELAATCGNDFSLRDVFTAMEHSSSSWPQETAGRMISLIESIYEEDTRRGEGYAYLIKARLFELLTVILREVPRNNAGRLPKFSENTLSQSRETLERLERIFIYVEQHYQEPITLNEVAGHMGFSPYYFTKLFKKHTGMTFIAFLNEYRLNKAKWILLNEDLPMSAVAEAAGFGSVKTFHHFFKSATGISPLKYHKTIFRNNRARMQEESASQSLYD; from the coding sequence ATGAGCATTTATCTCGAGCTTCCGGATGTGGACAAGCATTTTCCTTTCCGCAGCCTGATCTGCGGCGGGGATGAGCTGTGTTATCCGCACTGGCATAAAGAAATCGAAATGATTTACGTAACTAAGGGAAGACTAAATCTGGGAATAAATGATACTCCAATCCGCATGGAACAGGGGGAAGTGCAGTTTATCAACGGCGGGGATGTGCATTATTTTCTCGCTTCACCGGAAAGTGAACGGGTGGTACTTCAGTTTGATCTGAGCCTGTTTCAGGAGCTGGCCGCCACCTGCGGCAATGATTTTTCGCTGCGGGATGTGTTTACAGCGATGGAGCATTCCAGCTCCAGCTGGCCTCAGGAGACGGCCGGGCGGATGATCTCCCTGATCGAAAGTATATATGAGGAGGACACCCGGCGCGGGGAAGGGTACGCCTATCTGATCAAAGCCCGTTTATTTGAGCTGCTGACCGTGATTTTACGGGAAGTGCCCAGGAATAACGCCGGCAGGCTGCCAAAATTCTCGGAGAATACCCTGTCACAGTCCCGGGAGACGCTGGAGCGGCTGGAGCGGATTTTTATCTATGTCGAGCAGCATTACCAGGAGCCGATTACCCTTAATGAGGTGGCCGGACATATGGGCTTCAGCCCGTATTATTTTACCAAGCTGTTCAAAAAGCATACCGGCATGACCTTCATCGCCTTCCTCAATGAATACCGGCTGAACAAAGCCAAATGGATTCTGCTCAACGAGGATCTGCCGATGTCTGCCGTAGCTGAGGCCGCAGGGTTTGGCAGCGTGAAGACGTTCCACCATTTTTTTAAGTCGGCAACCGGCATTTCACCGCTGAAATATCACAAGACAATATTCAGGAATAACAGGGCAAGAATGCAGGAAGAAAGCGCTTCGCAGAGTTTGTATGATTAG
- a CDS encoding Gfo/Idh/MocA family oxidoreductase, with translation MTLKVGIIGCGGIATGKHMPALKKVEGAVMVAFCDIVPERAEQAKAEFGDENAAVYTDYKELLKDTTIDVIHVCTPNISHAEISIASMEAGKHVMCEKPMAKTTEEAQAMIDAAKRTGKKLTIGYQNRFRSDSAYLHRMCENNDLGEIYYAKAKAIRRRAVPTWGVFLDEEAQGGGPLIDIGTHALDLTLWMMDNYKPKYAVGNAYHKLSGRKNAANAWGPWDPEKFTVEDSAIGFITMQNGATIVLEASWALNTLDVGEAKTTLCGTEGGADMEKGLRINGEEYGKTFEKHIGLDAAGVDFYDGAGEDPALVEATQWIDSIINDTEPVVKPEQALVVTRILEAIYKSSETGMPVFFED, from the coding sequence ATGACCTTAAAAGTGGGAATTATCGGCTGCGGCGGCATCGCAACCGGCAAGCATATGCCGGCACTAAAGAAAGTGGAAGGCGCTGTTATGGTGGCTTTTTGCGATATCGTGCCTGAACGGGCCGAGCAGGCCAAAGCGGAATTCGGAGATGAGAACGCAGCGGTATACACAGACTATAAAGAGCTGCTGAAAGATACAACTATAGATGTGATTCATGTATGTACCCCGAACATTTCCCATGCGGAAATTTCGATTGCTTCGATGGAGGCAGGCAAGCACGTCATGTGCGAGAAGCCGATGGCGAAGACGACTGAGGAAGCACAGGCCATGATTGATGCGGCCAAGCGTACCGGAAAAAAGCTGACGATCGGCTACCAGAACCGCTTCCGGTCTGATTCCGCTTACCTCCACCGGATGTGTGAGAACAATGACCTCGGAGAAATCTACTACGCTAAAGCCAAGGCCATCCGCCGGCGCGCGGTACCGACCTGGGGCGTATTCCTGGATGAGGAAGCACAGGGCGGCGGCCCGCTGATCGATATCGGCACCCATGCGCTCGACCTGACGCTGTGGATGATGGACAACTACAAGCCGAAATATGCGGTAGGCAATGCTTATCATAAGCTGTCCGGCCGTAAAAACGCCGCCAACGCCTGGGGCCCGTGGGACCCGGAGAAATTCACGGTAGAGGATTCGGCGATCGGCTTCATTACCATGCAAAACGGCGCGACCATTGTGCTTGAAGCCAGCTGGGCGCTGAACACCCTGGATGTCGGTGAAGCGAAGACGACGCTTTGCGGTACAGAGGGCGGAGCCGATATGGAAAAAGGCCTGCGCATCAACGGCGAAGAGTACGGTAAAACATTCGAGAAGCATATCGGCCTGGATGCTGCCGGCGTAGACTTCTACGACGGTGCGGGCGAAGATCCGGCACTGGTTGAAGCCACGCAGTGGATCGACAGCATTATTAATGATACAGAGCCGGTTGTTAAACCGGAGCAGGCTCTGGTGGTAACCCGGATTCTGGAGGCCATCTATAAGTCATCCGAAACGGGAATGCCGGTATTTTTTGAAGACTAG